From the genome of Sulfitobacter sp. DSM 110093, one region includes:
- the secF gene encoding protein translocase subunit SecF: MRLKLVPDNTNFDFFGYAKITFGASVVAMILSLIAWGVMGLNFGIDFRGGTTLRTESSEAIDVGAYRDALAPLELGDVTISEVFDPGFGEDRHVAMIRVQAQEGQEAATTDTIETIEAALKGVSPDIKFTSVESVGPKVSGELIQTAFLAVGGALAAILIYIWLRFEWQFSVGAVVALFHDVVLTIGLFSILQIRFDLPVVAAILTIIGYSINDTVVIFDRLRENLRKYKKRPLREVMNLSVNETLSRTLMTSGTTLLALIALLILGGDVIRAFVFAITWGVIVGTYSSVYVAKNVVLYLGVKRDWSKPDAGAGTQFANIDA; the protein is encoded by the coding sequence ATGCGACTAAAGCTGGTACCCGACAACACGAACTTCGATTTCTTTGGCTATGCCAAGATCACCTTTGGCGCTTCCGTTGTGGCGATGATCCTGTCGCTGATCGCTTGGGGCGTGATGGGGCTGAACTTTGGCATCGACTTCCGCGGCGGCACGACCCTGCGAACCGAAAGCTCTGAAGCCATCGACGTGGGCGCCTACCGCGATGCGCTGGCTCCGTTGGAGCTGGGCGACGTAACCATTTCCGAGGTCTTTGACCCCGGTTTTGGGGAAGACCGCCATGTAGCTATGATTCGCGTTCAGGCCCAAGAGGGCCAAGAAGCGGCGACCACGGACACCATCGAAACCATCGAGGCCGCGCTGAAAGGCGTGTCCCCCGACATCAAGTTCACCTCGGTGGAATCCGTTGGGCCCAAGGTCTCGGGCGAGCTGATCCAGACGGCTTTCCTTGCCGTGGGCGGGGCGCTTGCGGCGATCCTGATCTATATCTGGCTGCGCTTCGAATGGCAGTTCTCGGTGGGCGCGGTGGTGGCACTGTTCCACGACGTGGTGCTGACCATCGGGCTGTTCTCGATTTTGCAAATCCGTTTCGACCTGCCGGTGGTGGCGGCGATCCTGACGATCATTGGCTATTCGATCAACGATACGGTCGTGATCTTTGACCGTTTGCGGGAGAACCTGCGCAAATACAAAAAGCGCCCCCTGCGTGAGGTGATGAACCTCAGCGTGAACGAGACGCTGAGCCGGACACTGATGACCTCGGGCACCACGCTTCTGGCGCTGATCGCGCTGCTGATCTTGGGCGGTGATGTGATCCGGGCCTTTGTCTTTGCGATTACATGGGGCGTGATCGTCGGCACCTATTCCTCGGTCTATGTGGCCAAGAATGTGGTGCTCTACCTTGGCGTGAAACGCGACTGGTCCAAGCCTGACGCGGGCGCGGGCACGCAATTCGCCAATATTGATGCCTGA
- the secD gene encoding protein translocase subunit SecD, whose amino-acid sequence MLQIDLWKRIVIVLTCLAGLWLALPNAFYAPVEKHNDAVAAIDVQGSTPELEAQRALWPEWMPSGLVNLGLDLRGGAHLLAEVQLADVYASRMEAQWPEVRDALRSLTPVRREEAPAGELRVRLNDPSKMAEALQITRDLARPVTTVTGAGGSDIDVSGADGIITITLSDPEMQATDERTMQQSLEIVRRRIDEVGTREPTIQRQGSDRILIQVPGIGSAAELKAIIGTTAQLTFNPVVNRGSNENDNPGIGNAVLPAADEEGVFYTIETAPVVTGEQLVDAQPSFDQNGAPAVSFRFDTTGARKFGNYTAENIGSPFAIVLDDEVISAPTIQSHIPGGSGIITGRFSVEESTNLAVLLRAGALPAGLSFVEERTIGPELGQDSIDAGKIATMVAFTAVLFFMWASYGLFGFFANIALIINVGLIFGLLSLIGATLTLPGIAGIVLTVGMAVDANVLIFERIREEQRNAKGAARAISLGYERALSAILDANITTFIVAVILFALGSGPVRGFAVTLGLGIMTSVFTAFFVTRLLVVIWFERRRPKTIEV is encoded by the coding sequence ATGCTACAGATTGATCTGTGGAAGCGGATTGTCATTGTCCTGACCTGTTTGGCAGGGCTTTGGCTGGCGCTTCCCAATGCCTTTTACGCTCCTGTCGAAAAGCACAATGACGCGGTTGCGGCCATCGACGTGCAGGGCAGTACGCCTGAGTTGGAAGCGCAGCGCGCGCTTTGGCCAGAGTGGATGCCCTCGGGGCTGGTGAACCTTGGCCTTGACCTGCGCGGCGGTGCGCATCTGCTGGCCGAGGTACAACTGGCCGATGTCTATGCCTCGCGCATGGAAGCCCAATGGCCCGAGGTTCGTGACGCTCTGCGCAGCCTGACCCCGGTCCGCCGTGAAGAAGCACCGGCGGGTGAATTGCGGGTCCGTTTGAACGATCCGTCGAAAATGGCCGAGGCGCTGCAAATTACCCGTGATCTGGCCCGCCCCGTCACCACGGTGACCGGGGCAGGCGGCAGCGACATCGACGTGAGCGGCGCTGATGGCATCATCACCATCACCCTGTCGGATCCCGAAATGCAGGCCACCGATGAGCGCACCATGCAGCAGAGCCTCGAAATCGTGCGCCGCCGCATCGACGAAGTCGGCACCCGTGAGCCGACGATCCAGCGTCAGGGTTCAGACCGCATTCTGATTCAGGTGCCGGGCATTGGCTCCGCTGCTGAGTTGAAAGCCATCATCGGCACCACGGCGCAGCTGACCTTCAACCCGGTGGTCAACCGTGGCTCCAATGAAAACGACAACCCCGGCATTGGCAACGCGGTCCTGCCTGCGGCGGATGAAGAGGGCGTGTTCTACACGATCGAAACCGCCCCCGTCGTCACCGGCGAGCAATTGGTTGACGCGCAGCCAAGCTTTGACCAGAACGGTGCACCTGCTGTGTCCTTCCGTTTTGACACCACCGGCGCGCGCAAGTTTGGTAACTACACAGCTGAAAACATCGGCTCTCCCTTCGCCATCGTGCTGGATGACGAAGTCATCAGCGCCCCCACCATCCAAAGCCATATCCCCGGCGGCTCAGGCATCATCACCGGGCGTTTCTCGGTCGAGGAAAGCACCAACCTAGCCGTGTTGCTGCGCGCCGGGGCCCTGCCTGCGGGGCTGAGCTTTGTCGAAGAGCGCACCATCGGGCCGGAACTGGGCCAAGACAGCATCGACGCGGGCAAGATCGCCACGATGGTGGCCTTTACCGCTGTGCTGTTCTTCATGTGGGCGTCTTATGGCCTATTCGGGTTCTTCGCCAATATCGCGCTGATCATCAACGTTGGCCTGATCTTTGGCCTCTTGAGCCTGATCGGGGCCACGCTGACACTGCCGGGCATCGCCGGGATTGTGCTGACGGTCGGCATGGCGGTGGATGCCAACGTGCTGATTTTCGAGCGTATCCGCGAAGAACAACGCAACGCCAAAGGGGCTGCGCGGGCGATCTCGCTGGGCTATGAGCGCGCACTGAGCGCCATTCTGGATGCCAACATCACGACCTTCATCGTGGCGGTCATCCTCTTTGCCCTAGGCTCTGGCCCGGTGCGCGGCTTCGCCGTAACGCTGGGACTGGGCATCATGACATCGGTCTTCACCGCCTTCTTCGTCACCCGTCTGCTGGTGGTGATCTGGTTTGAACGCCGCCGTCCCAAGACAATCGAGGTTTGA
- the yajC gene encoding preprotein translocase subunit YajC, whose product MEGIQQFVPLILIFAIMYFLLIRPQQKKAKEHQAMVAGLRRGDQVVTQGGIIGKVVKVKEDGEVEVEIAEGVKIRVVQATIATVVSKTEPAK is encoded by the coding sequence ATGGAAGGCATCCAGCAATTTGTGCCGCTGATCCTGATCTTCGCGATCATGTATTTTCTGCTCATCCGCCCACAGCAGAAGAAAGCGAAGGAACATCAGGCCATGGTGGCCGGCCTGCGCCGCGGCGATCAGGTCGTCACCCAAGGCGGGATCATCGGCAAGGTGGTTAAGGTCAAAGAAGACGGCGAAGTCGAAGTCGAAATCGCCGAAGGCGTTAAAATTCGCGTGGTACAGGCCACCATCGCGACCGTCGTTTCCAAGACCGAACCGGCGAAATAA
- the serS gene encoding serine--tRNA ligase, producing the protein MHDIRAIRDNPEAFDAALARRGEAAMSQAVLSLDAARRAKIAAAETAKAEQNKASKEVGAAKAKGDEAEFDRLRALVSDKKAEVAAMNTEAQELDAKLTDMLARIPNSPADDVPQGANEEDNVEVKVWGDKPSFDFTPVEHYEIASVKPGMDFETASKTSGARFVMLKGGVARIHRALAQFMIDTHVDENGLTEVNSPVLVRDEAMYGTDKLPKFGEDSYQTTNGWWLVPTSEVPLTYSVGGDTLEQSALPIRLTAHTLCFRSEAGSAGRDTAGMLRQHQFEKVEMVSITHPDESDAEQQRMVGCAEGILEKLGVPYRTVILCTGDMGFGARRTYDIEAWVPGQNCYREISSISTTGDFQARRMNARFKPEGGGKPQFVHTLNGSGLAVGRCLIAALENGQQADGSVKLPDALAPYLGGKTTLTAEGVLA; encoded by the coding sequence ATGCACGATATCCGCGCCATCCGCGACAATCCCGAGGCTTTTGATGCCGCTCTTGCCCGCCGGGGCGAAGCTGCGATGTCTCAGGCTGTGCTGTCCCTTGATGCCGCACGCCGCGCCAAGATCGCTGCCGCTGAGACTGCGAAGGCCGAGCAAAACAAGGCCAGCAAGGAAGTCGGCGCCGCCAAAGCCAAAGGCGACGAGGCAGAGTTTGACCGTCTGCGGGCCTTGGTCAGCGACAAAAAGGCCGAAGTTGCCGCGATGAATACCGAGGCGCAGGAGCTGGACGCAAAGCTGACGGACATGCTGGCGCGCATCCCGAACAGCCCCGCCGATGATGTGCCGCAGGGCGCAAACGAAGAGGACAACGTAGAGGTGAAGGTATGGGGCGATAAACCCAGCTTTGATTTCACCCCGGTCGAGCATTACGAGATCGCAAGCGTCAAACCCGGCATGGATTTCGAGACGGCCTCGAAAACATCGGGTGCGCGTTTTGTCATGCTGAAAGGCGGCGTGGCCCGTATTCACCGGGCATTGGCGCAGTTCATGATCGATACCCATGTGGATGAAAATGGCCTGACTGAAGTCAACTCCCCCGTGCTGGTGCGCGATGAGGCGATGTACGGCACGGATAAACTGCCCAAATTCGGCGAGGACAGCTATCAGACCACGAACGGTTGGTGGCTGGTCCCGACTTCTGAAGTGCCGCTAACCTATTCGGTCGGCGGTGACACGCTTGAGCAAAGCGCGCTGCCCATTCGCCTCACCGCGCATACGCTTTGCTTCCGTTCCGAGGCCGGTAGTGCTGGTCGTGACACGGCAGGCATGTTGCGCCAACACCAGTTTGAGAAGGTCGAGATGGTGTCGATCACCCATCCCGATGAAAGCGACGCCGAGCAGCAGCGCATGGTAGGCTGTGCCGAAGGTATCCTTGAGAAACTCGGCGTGCCCTACCGTACCGTGATCCTCTGCACCGGCGACATGGGCTTTGGCGCACGGCGCACCTATGACATTGAGGCTTGGGTGCCGGGGCAGAATTGCTACCGCGAGATTTCGTCGATCTCGACCACTGGCGATTTTCAAGCGCGGCGGATGAATGCGCGGTTCAAGCCCGAGGGCGGCGGCAAGCCGCAGTTCGTGCATACGCTGAACGGCTCCGGCTTGGCCGTCGGGCGCTGCCTCATCGCGGCGTTAGAGAATGGCCAGCAGGCGGATGGATCGGTGAAGCTGCCGGACGCGCTGGCGCCCTATCTGGGCGGAAAGACGACCCTGACCGCGGAAGGTGTTTTGGCCTAG